One genomic region from Prunus persica cultivar Lovell chromosome G3, Prunus_persica_NCBIv2, whole genome shotgun sequence encodes:
- the LOC18784230 gene encoding uncharacterized protein LOC18784230 — translation MADLPKFFALKSAKNQKYVVFKDQSTAELPNRLECSGEESHSKYARFKAEKDVNQPSLVHMKSTYSDKYLRTASEDSPWIVAEADEKQPNKNLWSCTLFKPVVLQKPAPYVDGVYQFVHVRLGNLTEPKSGTDFEDDALAAANAKPTSTPAFTVEKLPG, via the coding sequence ATGGCAGACTTACCAAAGTTTTTTGCTCTTAAATCAGCCAAGAACCAGAAATACGTGGTCTTCAAAGACCAATCCACCGCAGAGCTGCCAAATAGGCTCGAATGCTCCGGAGAGGAAAGTCACAGCAAATACGCAAGGTTCAAAGCGGAGAAGGACGTAAACCAACCCAGTCTGGTGCATATGAAATCCACCTACAGCGACAAATACCTGAGAACGGCAAGCGAAGACAGTCCGTGGATTGTGGCCGAGGCTGACGAGAAACAGCCAAATAAAAACCTGTGGTCATGTACACTCTTCAAGCCTGTTGTTTTGCAAAAACCGGCACCGTACGTCGACGGCGTATACCAGTTCGTCCACGTGCGATTGGGAAACCTTACAGAGCCAAAATCTGGAACCGACTTCGAGGATGATGCCCTCGCTGCCGCAAATGCAAAACCCACCAGTACCCCTGCCTTCACTGTCGAAAAACTTCCAGGATGA